The Fulvia fulva chromosome 1, complete sequence region GTTGATGCGCTCTCACGCCAAGTTCGACATGTTGCTGGCTGCCAATAGATGTGATGTTGTATTTCCTGTTCGGGGTCGAGGTGAAGTTGAGAAGCTGCGTGTTTGGGAGCTCGGACGTTGTGCAAACGCTGGCGAGGAAGGCGCGAGTCGTCACATGGTCTTGGCGAGTTTCGTCGATGCCATAGAGCAATAGGCATCACCACCATGATGGCGACTCTATTATGCACTCTCCCGACCTCACACCCCACAATCCACTATTTCACCTGTTCTCATCTTGACACGTTCGTCATCAAGTCTTTTCGTTCCAGGATACAGGTCCATTTTCATTTGCCTTTATTGTACAGGGGAATCATGGGGGCCATTACACCAGAACGTCTAACCAGTCGTTCCAACAGATCTTTCTGCTCCAATGTGCCAGCCAGGCCAACTAGTTCAACCTAGCCGTACTCCAGTCACAGTCCTGACACGTAAAATGCCAATTCTGCATTTATCGTCGTCAAACGCCGCCGCTAAACCGCCACAAGTATGCCGCACGCACCAACGCTAGTTTGAAGAATCCAAGCCTGTGTTTTTCTTGATGCCCATGACCCAGCGCATCTGATCCACCACCTTGTCCATCTCGACACTCAGCTTGCGGGTCTTCTCGTTCTCGGCGTCAGTCTGGTGCTGCAGTCCCGACATCTGCGCCTTGGACTCTTCTTGCAACTTGACCCACTGTGCCAGCGTCTCTTCCTGAAGTTTCCGATTACGCTCAGCTTCCTGCCGCATCTGGTCCGTGACAACGCTGAGTCTCGAGATGGTCTGCTGATCCCGCGCAATGGCATCATGCAGGGCCTTCTGCTCCTTGGCCGCGTTTGCGATCTGTCTCTCGAACACTGTGTTCTTTTGGTTGTAGCTGGTCCGAAGGATCTCCGCATGATTGGTGGCATGCTTCGTCTCCTCTACCGCGCGCTGCGTGGCTGTATCGCAGAGCTCTacggcttcgtcgcgtgCAGCCTCTATTTGCTGCATGCGTAAGGTCGCAGCTTGTCTGTTCTTCTTCTCCTCCGCAAGCTCGTCCTTCAGCTCTTTGATCTGGCGGTCTCTGCGGGCGAGCAACGAACGATCCACACCCTTAGCGTGAGACAGGTTGTCGATCTCTGCCTGAAGAGCCCCCATCTGTGGCTTCACAGTCTGCAAGTTGCGCTGAAACTCCTCAGCCTTCACCATCTGCTCTTTCAGCTCGCGCTTGAGCTTGTCATTCTCTGCCATGAGCTTCTCAATCACGCGACCAGACTTGCCGGTGCCTGCATGGCCAACAGCCGAGCTCCACTGTCCGTTCGAGGCGGGTGACAGCGGAGAAGATGGTACGTTCTGCGAGCCGCCGTTCGAGAGTGGTGAAGAGTCAGCATTGGAGTGGACACCACTGGTACGGCGGGTGTTCTGTTGGCTTGGTGACAAGAGGGTGCCGTTCGGTGCTGGTGGACTGTTGCCGGGAGGCGTACTGTACACCTGAAATGCGGTCATGGCGGCGACTTCTGGTAGTTGCGGAGCGGTGGATGGTGTTGGTGAGCTTGTGACAGCCTGCGAGCTCGAGGATCGATGCGAGTTTGGTGTGATGGTTGCGCGCTTATCTGCGAGCGAGTGCACTGGGAACTTGGTTAGTCGCGGCACGCAGCTATGTCACATAGCAGCATGTCAAAAGATCCAGTCCCGGGtccagcagcagcagcagggGTCGCAGTAAGGACAGCGAAGGTGACGTTCCTGGAGATGGACCTTTCCGCGCTCCTGGACCCAGTCCATTGGCAGGTGCAGTGCATCATGGTCGCTCAATGAGTAGTTCCAGTCCCAGTAATTCGGAGTCCGTAAGCAGAGACAAAGGCGGCGGCGCATTCGGTCAGTCGCTCAAAGTTGAGTATAAAGCTGGTGAAAGAGAGGTTGAAGACATACACTTCGAGAATGAGGTTCCTAACAAATTAGTACCACTTTGCAGCACCGGGATCACTTTGCCAGGGTTTGTTGACGAACGCAGAGACATTGCTTATTGCATATCGGTGTGCTCGGCTGATCGGTGGGAGGTGGGTGTAGGTCGCGGCGGTGCTGCGCCGGTCTTCGTTGTTGGTGGTGGAGGTGGAAAGGACTCGCGGAAACAAAACTCCAAGCAGTCCGCTGTGAATATGGAGCGCGCATGAAGTGAGAAGTGACGTTTCCTCGCTCACTCTTGTTGCTGCAGGGTGCTCGCGTAGAAACAATACAACGGCCGCTAGCAACGGCTCGCAATGACAGCATAAACCCTGTGCTGTTTACGCGCGTGCCGAGCGCGTATTCACGAACCAGACTTTGACAGCGTGCTGCAATCTTGATGACTGCTGCATATGTTCGTTTCGAATAATGTCTCGAGCGATGCTATCGTACTCTCATGCCACTCAAATATGCAGCTTCATTAAGCGCCTGTCCGTTTGGCAACTGGTCCTCCTGCTCCGGCCCATGCACCAGCGCGTCCCGCTACCCAAACGCCTCGCTCTTTCGGAGACACATGTACAACAGCAGCTCACTACTGCGCCTCTGTCTTGGTCTCCGCAGCTCCCTCTTGTTCGAGTACCCCCGGTCTCCACTTGGTCAGTATCTTTCTGGCTGCTGGCTTCGCATCCGGATTCTCCTTCCACATCTGCTCAGCACAATCGATAGCCAGCTGACGCACGGGTGGTCGAAACATGATGAGATACAGCAGCGTCTTAGTGCTCATCTGTATCCTCTCTGGATCTTCCGCAAGCCTCTTGACTCGGTCCAGTACATCCTCATTGATGGCCGGGACTTCCGAGAGGAATCTGATCAGCACTTTGTCGTCCTTGACGTCGAAGTAGGGCACCATAGCGTCCAGTGTTCGCAGTGTCCAGTGCCAATAGTTGGGGAAGTCGTCGTCCTCGACGTCTTCGCCCTCTGCTTGTCTCTCCTTGATGGAGAGACGGTCAGAGTACCATTCTTCGCTTAGCCACATTATGGCTACGTCGATTCGTTGTCGGAAGGCTTCCATCACATAGTTTAAGAGGGACTCGCGAATGCCCCAGGACACCGTGAACGGTCGTCCTTTCTTGGCGAGAGATCGCTCGCCATTCTCTCCCTTGACACCATTGCCGTTCCCCCCTGAGCCTCGAGTCGCGACCCTGATCATCAACGCAACCCAGCCTTCTCTATCGTGTCCTGAAGCCGACGCCGCAGCCAGGCGGTTGAAGCTATGTTCTGCTGGAGCTGGCTTGCCTTTTACTCTGATGTCGTTGTCCATGTCCTTAAGGGTCTCGAAGACCCGTGTCACGGCAGTCTTACTGTATTCGTCTCGCTCCATATCATTCACAGGCGCCGGCGGAGGCAGGGTGAAAGTACTAGCAACGTCATTCGTAGGTCCACCTAAAGGGAGGTGCTCTAATCGACTGACGGCTTGATTCTCTCCTGATAGTCCAAAGGTAGGATCATAATCGTCATCGTCCTCATCTCCAGGGACAGGTCTCGGAACGTTGGGCATAGGCGGTGCGCGTGTCAGGTCGAGCCACCTCGAACGTACCGCATTGATGGCCTCATCGAGCTTCTCCTTCGGCACTGCGTTGAGCATGGCAGGTATTAATTGTTGGATGATTGGTATCGGCAGTCGGTCTGCCTGGAACTCTGCCACCGAGCGGTCATTCGTCAACGTCCATAGCTGTGCAAGAGACATTGGCCCGGGCGGCAGTGGTGGGTAGCCTGTGTGCGGGATATGTTGTTGTGACCGATTCGTGCCGTTCGTAGCATCTGCATCGAGACGTTGACGCTTTGCATCGTCCAGGCCGTCGACTGGCTCCTCGGGCGCTGGTCGCTTGAGGTGGTGGTTCTCAGAAAACACTTCGATAAGACCATGCTTCAGACGCTCAATTTGCTGCTGTATCCTTCCAGCAAAGGCACTGTTCGGATTTCGCTTCAAACAGTTGAGCAGAAACGACATGGTGGTGCGGGTCATGCTCTTGATGGTGAGCTTGTCCTTCGTCGTCATTGGCCTGCCGGCTGCTCGCAAAGGATTGAATTGAAGGACAGTGGCGAGAATCTTGCTTGATATGCTGGCTCTTCGATGCACTAATCTTGCGAGAGAATTGAGCGTTGCGGTCACGATGAGTGCATCTGAGAGATTGTCCTGAAGGACACCAAGTAATCGATCCAGCAGTCCAGATGCCTCCGCCTCCAGGTTGGCAGGCGGTATCACAGTATGATCGCGAGGCACCAATGCAAGACTGATCTCATTCTGCTCCGGCCGTCGTGGATCTGCAATCAGGCCTGGGGTCTGTGTTTGCACCACGCAAGCCACGAACTTTATGCAGCATATTCGCACCCCAGGACTTGCAGTGTCCATTCTGCGCAGTATGCTACTCTTGATCGTGGCCATCTTGCTCCATGATTCGCTGTCAGAAGTATTGTTGACAGTATGCCTGAAGATGAACGGATATACGCTGGCGGCGCACTGCACAGCACTCTTCACCACAGTCGTGTCCTCGTCCTCGCCCATGAGCTCTTTCCGGTTCAGCCAGCCCTTCAACGTCTCCAGCACCGTCGGCGCCATCTGCTGCTTCTCGTCCGGCGTGACTGCTTGCGACGCGAACGTCTCTGCTAAGAAGTCGGCACCCCATCGTCGTACCTCGAGCTGGGCTGTGTATGCGATGACTTGAAGCACACCGAGGACTACTTGGGGGTACAGGGTGTGGTCTTTGAGCACAATCTCGCGCGCGGAATTCAGCGACTGGAGCGCCTCTGCTGGCGACGCCATCGCGACAACGCAAACTGCTGTGACGGCGCAGGGTATGTGCAGGTCACGCGGAAACAACAGCAGCTATGCTAACTACAGTCCAGGCAGAGATTCAGTCTGTGACACGCACGTTCATCGTCGGGTAGGGCCAGTGGTCGTGTTGGCGGTGATATCAGTCAATGGAGAAGGTAGTCGCGGTGGTGGTTGTGGGAGAGAGGTGTTGGAGGTGGCATGGCATTGAACGCGAACGTCAAGGGAGCTTGACTCTTGAGTGAGCTGCGGAGCAAGCCGCACTTGCCCCGAGTTAGTTGCCCACTCTGGCCCTGGAGTGCGACACCATCGATCGCATGTGAATGTCGTAGATCTGTCGTCCAACCATCACCAACATGCCTCTCGGAAGGTATTCACAGCAATCACCAGCATTATTACCGCGACGCTAACGTAGTCCAGAATACCGCAGTCCTCATACTACGACAAATACAACCGCCCGAGCGCCGCACTCTACCGAGCTCGACAACCATACCTCGTCCGCAATGCGTTAACAGGAGTCGCCATCTTTGGCTTTGTAGCCGCAGTCTGTATGTGGTCGATACGCTAGGACATTGTCGCTCACATCAGTACTAAGACAAACCAGATACATGGACCATAAAGGCGATCGGCCAGGACGACTTTTCCGATGTACCCATACCCGATGCTCCAGCACAACCTGCGCACGCACCGAACATGTCGACGGTGAAGAGCGCTGGTAGTAAGCAATAGAAGTGGCTGTATGGACGGGAACAACTGTTTGATGAAGAGCAAGGACGATTTGCAGCGGCATCGGGTGGCGTTACATGGGTAGTGGACGAGATGTTGCAATGGATGAGACGGAAATTCTGTGCGGTACAGATACCCACGGGGGCGTTGCCTCTGAGCACAAGTCTCATCGGCAGATGCTGAGGTCGCGAGAATGCAATATGAGAGAAGGCGAGTCAGGCCTGGGCACATGAGGAATACGGATTTCAGGACCTGCAAAGCATCACATCAACACAGGATCTGCTCCAAGCGAACTTTCCAGACCGCGTCACGAGTCTGAAGACAGTCGAGAAGCTCCGCGACTTGCCTCTCAACCACACATCTCCTGCAGATGACGGGCTAGAACGCTTCTGAAGTGGCTGTTTCGACAGGATGCGGCCCATGGGTTGTAGCCACGCATCCGGGAAGGAACACTGGGAAGTCTTCTCAGCACGGGCATCGCAAACTGTTCGCTCTACTCAGGCGTTGACAGCGTGTGTATATACAAAGGAACTTCGTGCTACACGTCAGACCTAGCTATCGTCCACAGCTGGGGTAGTCTTTGAGAAGCTCTCAAAAGGCTGCTCTACCGGTACCTTGTTATCCCTCAGTTGCTGCAGCTTCTTCTCGTTCTCTGCAAAATTCTCCGTCTCGTACTTCTTGATCAGCTCGTCCATGTTGGCAAATCCATGACCGGCAGGGACGTTCCAGGGTGAGCCGACATTCAGTTGTCTGTTGCGGTGGTCCGTTAGCATTCATCTCCCATGAACCACCCCGGCCTCATGTATCTTGCAGCTCTTCATATCTGTTGTACGTACTCGGGAAACCGCAGGTCCACATGCCTGACGTTCGACTGGTTGGTCTCCGTCAAGAACAACACCCTGTCCGCTGCCGCTTGCTCCACCGCCTGTGTATGGAAGTCATTACGCTGTGCCCACTTCGTCTTGTACTCGGCGTAGGTCTTTGTGATCAGACGTGTAAAGTACGGCTGCTCATCGGTGCCTTGGCTGGAGAGCTTGTATAGTGCGAGGGAGAGTGGAATGGCAGAGATGGTTGTGTAGAAGCCTTTCTGTGTGCATTGTCAGCACGCCATGTCAACCACATCCATTTCCAGCTCTTCACAAGCAGCACTCGCTCCTGGAAGCATGACATACGCCAAAGGACTCGTTCGCTGGTGCAGCGTGTGCATCGTGGGCTCCGTGGCCGTGATCGGAGACGTTTCGGCGGCGCTGGCGCGATAATCGGGATCGCACTTGACGCGCTGAGCGCAGTGCTGTTCGTTGAAGAGGCTGCATTGTGTTGTGAGGAAGCCAATGGCTATCGGCGACGCCTCTGATACGGCTTCGAGATGTGAGGTGACCGTGAGCCAGGAAGCTCGGAAGCCGGCACGGAAGAGGCCGCACAAATCACGATTGGTGGAATCGTCAACTGCACTTCACTTCACTCCACTTCACTTCACTTCACATTACATTGGCATTGGAACAGGGGCGTAAAGTGGCGTGCCATGCATCTTTCCAGTATCATCGCATTCTCCGAGCTATGGAGGCCAGTCTCTGCTGCCGGCCTTCGGTGTAGTAAGTAGTCGCACTCGACGCGCTTTCATATGCCGCTCAATTCCCCCTTCACAGCTCATCGCCCGAATCGTCGTTCTTCTCCTCCTTGACCTTGGTCTTCTTCGTATCAAGCTCCGCATCATCGCCCTCATCTTCTCCGGCCGCTTTCTTGCCTGAGAGCGGTCAGTAGGTGCCACGGCGCTGCTTATTTGGGTAGATAGTGCTTACCGCGCTTCCGCTTGCTTGCGGGTGTGCTGGCAGCGCTCTTGGTCTTCTTAACAGGAGTGCCATTCTCGCCGCCTCCATTGGCATTCTGCTGATTGATCTCCTTCGCGCGAGCCTTGACTGCACGGAACATGTGCTCGTAGCCGGACTGGCTCTTGGTGCCATCGATCTTCGCCATCATCGCATAGTGCTTCGCACCAACGGTTGCGCCAGACTCCGAAAGCGCAGCAAGCAAACAGCTCACGATCTCGAATGAGAATGTCTGGTTCGCTTGCTTGTCAGCCATATTGGGTGCTTGGATGGTGATCTTGTAGTGGGGATGTTGAAGAACGGGTGGTGCTGTGACTGTCTTGGGAATGTTGTTGGTAGTGTGTTGGTAATTGTGGTGAGAGAACAGGAAAAGAAGCTGCGGAAAGTGGCAGATATAGATGGCCGTTCGCTGCCTGCGTGTGAGCTTTGCCAGTCGCCAATCAAATGCCATTGGCGAAGTGAGCTTGTGTGAATGCATGCTGAAACAGCGGAAGTTGCCAACCATAAGGCTCACGCCGCCGTATCGGGAGCGCCGTGCGTCGAGCAGGATCAAAGCTCCCCAGGCAAGAGAGGACGGTCAGCCGATTCGAGATATGCATCGACCACGGCACGATTTACCCCATGGAGGTAAGGTGGCCATCGTTTTCTTAGGCCACTTGGGTACCTCACCTCGGAACCAGATCTGCCCTTCTGCCATCAGCCTTCAAATCGCAACCCAGCTGGCTCAACGGTGATATTCTTCGCCACCTTCTCGACCTTCATCCAATTGGCAGCCACCTGGACACTCATATTGAGCGCCCACTGTTCCTCGGTCCACCCGAACATCGCCATGATCGGAGCTCTACTACTCTTGAGGAAGTTCATGTTCTTTCCTATCAGCATCCCCAACTGTGAATCACGTCCGTGGCTCTTCTCGATGGCTTCATCTAGATGTATGATCAGTCCATCGAACAGTATGTCGAGGTCAATATCAAGTCGTTCCAGTCTTCGACAGATAGGGTGCTTGGTCACGTGGAGAGCCTTGGCCGCGGAACCAAGGTGAAAGGCGTGCACCACTCGTACCGGATGAAACTCCTGTGGATACAGCACAGAGTCAATGACGAAGACAAGCTTCATGGCAGCCAGTAGAGCCTGGGACAGGTCTTCGTTGCCCAGTCGTCGGTGCAGGTAGCTATGGTAGAGAGCCGGAAGTGGTGGCCTCGTGTCCGGCCAGATTTCAGTCGCGGTACAGGCTTGCATGGCTTTCAGGAAGACATTGCTCGCGTCGCCCTGGTACAGAGATCGACTGGGCCGCAAACTGGTGTGCCCGTGAGCTTGAAGTGCGGCAAGCTGACGCTCGGAGGTGGAATCTCCCAGATGATGCTCTGCCAGGGTCGGATCGGCGACCAGCTTCTCCAGTAGGGCATCAGCTTCTTGCTTGCTGACATTCGAAATCTTGTCGGAGGCCGCTAGGAACTGTTGTAGAGGTGCTTGAATCCCAAGCTTGCACTTTGAACAAGTGCAGGCGAAGTGGTAACGGTGCCGGAGGGCAGATTGCCGAGCATGGAAGAGGCCGTGCTGGTCAACGTAGCTGATCACAATCTCTTCGTCGGGCTGTATCTGCTGGAACGACCTGAGCTGCATGCGAGGTCCTGTGTAGCACGCTAGTCAATCGTCATCATCCTGTACATCGAACTGCCCACCTTCGAAAACGATGCAAGCGTTTGGTGTGCAAGAGTGGTTCGCATTGCTTATCAGCGGCTCGACTGCGAGACCCAGTGGGTCATCAGCAGGTGTGGTGAGGGTGAGGCTGTTGCAAAGCAGCTGAACGACAATTAGCATGTGCTCAAATAGGCATACTACTGCAGCGACCGCTTACCAAGGACATCAGATGCTCCGCTGCCTCGATGTTATAGTCAGAAGGACAGTCGGCCAGTTCCCAAGCATCGTGCGCCATTGTTTGGTACAACTCGTACTTCTCACGTTGAGTGTGCTTCAGCGTCAATATATGAGACTTGCGCTCGAAAAACTGCTTGAAGGTAGGCTTTCCACTCTGAAGGCTGCGAAGAATCCGGGCACCTACCCTGATGGCTATAGGCCATGGCTCTGATATGCTTTCAAAAGCCTTGCACTCGTGTTTGTGATCGGCCCTCCACGATGCCTGTTGGCATGCCTGACACAGTCAGCACCGTCAATCTTACAGTTCAAGAGTCGAACGTACTTTGCTACAGTATCTTACAGTCCGACAGCGTCCACAACGACCGCCATCCAGACCATTGAAGCTGTCGCCTCCCCGACAAACGAGGGGCAGTGGGGAATATATGAAGCACCACGAGCAAGTATATGGCAGTTCGTCTTCACCGAGGATGGCCAGAGCCGGTCGCTCTTTTGACACCAAAACGTTTCCCGGCTGGCAAAGTTTCGTAGAGA contains the following coding sequences:
- a CDS encoding mRNA cleavage and polyadenylation specificity factor complex subunit pta1, whose product is MASPAEALQSLNSAREIVLKDHTLYPQVVLGVLQVIAYTAQLEVRRWGADFLAETFASQAVTPDEKQQMAPTVLETLKGWLNRKELMGEDEDTTVVKSAVQCAASVYPFIFRHTVNNTSDSESWSKMATIKSSILRRMDTASPGVRICCIKFVACVVQTQTPGLIADPRRPEQNEISLALVPRDHTVIPPANLEAEASGLLDRLLGVLQDNLSDALIVTATLNSLARLVHRRASISSKILATVLQFNPLRAAGRPMTTKDKLTIKSMTRTTMSFLLNCLKRNPNSAFAGRIQQQIERLKHGLIEVFSENHHLKRPAPEEPVDGLDDAKRQRLDADATNGTNRSQQHIPHTGYPPLPPGPMSLAQLWTLTNDRSVAEFQADRLPIPIIQQLIPAMLNAVPKEKLDEAINAVRSRWLDLTRAPPMPNVPRPVPGDEDDDDYDPTFGLSGENQAVSRLEHLPLGGPTNDVASTFTLPPPAPVNDMERDEYSKTAVTRVFETLKDMDNDIRVKGKPAPAEHSFNRLAAASASGHDREGWVALMIRVATRGSGGNGNGVKGENGERSLAKKGRPFTVSWGIRESLLNYVMEAFRQRIDVAIMWLSEEWYSDRLSIKERQAEGEDVEDDDFPNYWHWTLRTLDAMVPYFDVKDDKVLIRFLSEVPAINEDVLDRVKRLAEDPERIQMSTKTLLYLIMFRPPVRQLAIDCAEQMWKENPDAKPAARKILTKWRPGVLEQEGAAETKTEAQ
- a CDS encoding Cytochrome c oxidase assembly factor 3, mitochondrial; translated protein: MPLGRIPQSSYYDKYNRPSAALYRARQPYLVRNALTGVAIFGFVAAVYTWTIKAIGQDDFSDVPIPDAPAQPAHAPNMSTVKSAGSKQ
- a CDS encoding NADH-ubiquinone oxidoreductase → MQPLQRTALRSARQVRSRLSRQRRRNVSDHGHGAHDAHAAPANESFGKGFYTTISAIPLSLALYKLSSQGTDEQPYFTRLITKTYAEYKTKWAQRNDFHTQAVEQAAADRVLFLTETNQSNVRHVDLRFPEQLNVGSPWNVPAGHGFANMDELIKKYETENFAENEKKLQQLRDNKVPVEQPFESFSKTTPAVDDS
- a CDS encoding Histone-lysine N-methyltransferase SMYD3; the protein is MATSPSVAVHSSPLSGNVLFSTKLCQPGNVLVSKERPALAILGEDELPYTCSWCFIYSPLPLVCRGGDSFNGLDGGRCGRCRTVRYCSKACQQASWRADHKHECKAFESISEPWPIAIRVGARILRSLQSGKPTFKQFFERKSHILTLKHTQREKYELYQTMAHDAWELADCPSDYNIEAAEHLMSLLLCNSLTLTTPADDPLGLAVEPLISNANHSCTPNACIVFEGPRMQLRSFQQIQPDEEIVISYVDQHGLFHARQSALRHRYHFACTCSKCKLGIQAPLQQFLAASDKISNVSKQEADALLEKLVADPTLAEHHLGDSTSERQLAALQAHGHTSLRPSRSLYQGDASNVFLKAMQACTATEIWPDTRPPLPALYHSYLHRRLGNEDLSQALLAAMKLVFVIDSVLYPQEFHPVRVVHAFHLGSAAKALHVTKHPICRRLERLDIDLDILFDGLIIHLDEAIEKSHGRDSQLGMLIGKNMNFLKSSRAPIMAMFGWTEEQWALNMSVQVAANWMKVEKVAKNITVEPAGLRFEG